A DNA window from Falco peregrinus isolate bFalPer1 chromosome 8, bFalPer1.pri, whole genome shotgun sequence contains the following coding sequences:
- the LOC114013668 gene encoding neuropeptide Y receptor type 6-like: protein MDKAIQHPSEILFNQTLSNISYSQFLNFDTCQPSFLAEFLLITAYALVTIVGLFGNLCLIFIIKRRKEAQNVTNILIANLSLSDVLICIMCIPVTVAYTLMDYWIFGEAMCKVSSFIQSISVTVSIFSLVLIAIERYQLIVNPRGWKPNISHAYWGILFIWGFSLIISIPFLVFHQLTDEPFKHLSVHSDFYKNKVACIEAWPSVTERLIFTTSLLVFQYCFPLGFIFICYLRIFVCLRRRHGKIDRLRENDSRLSENKRINMMLISIVVTFAACWLPLNIFNVVFDWNHEALMSCNHNLAFTICHLVAMISTCINPVFYGFLNKNFQKDLMSLVHHCRCSASQEEYENIALSNLQTDASKGSLKLNNPPVVI, encoded by the coding sequence ATGGATAAAGCCATACAGCATCCCAGTGAGATTCTGTTTAATCAGACTCTCTCTAATATTAGCTATTCTCAGTTTTTGAACTTTGATACGTGCCAGCCTTCCTTCCTTGCAGAATTTTTGCTCATTACAGCCTACGCATTAGTTACAATAGTGGGGCTTTTTGGAAATCTTTGCTTGATTTTTATAATAAAGAGACGGAAAGAAGCTCAAAACGTTACCAACATTCTGATTGCCAACCTCTCTTTATCAGATGTTTTGATCTGTATCATGTGTATTCCTGTCACAGTTGCATATACCTTAATGGACTACTGGATATTTGGGGAAGCTATGTGTAAAGTAAGTTCTTTTATACAAAGTATATCCGTCACAGTCTCCATTTTCTCACTTGTACTGATTGCCATCGAGAGATATCAGTTAATTGTGAACCCACGTGGCTGGAAGCCTAATATTTCACATGCTTACTGGGGAATTCTTTTCATCTGGGGGTTTTCCCTCATAATATCCATTCCTTTTCTAGTATTTCACCAATTAACGGATGAACCCTTCAAACATCTGTCTGTCCATAGCGATTTCTACAAGAACAAGGTTGCTTGCATCGAAGCATGGCCATCTGTTACAGAGCGACTGATTTTTACCACTAGTCTGCTGGTTTTCCAGTACTGCTTCCCACTGGGGTTCATTTTTATCTGCTATCTCAGGATATTCGTATGTCTTCGAAGGAGACACGGTAAAATAGACAGGTTGAGAGAGAATGACAGCAGACTGAGTGAAAACAAAAGGATTAATATGATGTTGATATCAATTGTTGTCACTTTTGCAGCTTGCTGGTTGCCTCTCAATATATTCAATGTTGTTTTTGACTGGAACCATGAGGCACTAATGAGCTGTAATCATAACCTGGCATTTACAATATGCCACCTTGTGGCCATGATCTCAACATGCATCAATCCTGTCTTCTATGGATTTCTCAACAAGaattttcagaaggatttgATGTCGTTAGTCCACCACTGCAGATGCTCGGCATCACAAGAGGAGTATGAAAATATTGCCCTTTCCAATCTGCAAACGGATGCGTCTAAGGGATCTCTGAAATTAAATAATCCCCCTGTGGTTATCTAA